Proteins encoded in a region of the Streptomyces sp. NBC_00513 genome:
- the ribD gene encoding bifunctional diaminohydroxyphosphoribosylaminopyrimidine deaminase/5-amino-6-(5-phosphoribosylamino)uracil reductase RibD, with product MRRAIELAARGLGSTSPNPVVGCVVTDATGSVVGEGWHERAGGPHAEVHALRAAGAAARGGTAYVTLEPCNHTGRTGPCAQALVDAGVTRVLYAVPDPTPQAGGGSATLREAGITAEAGLLADEAEDGNAAWLTSVRLGRPHVLWKYAATLDGRVAAADGTSRWISSAESRADVHRLRAEVDAVVVGAGTLRADDPHLAVRGPAARALAGRPLRVVLDTHARIRPGARVLDDAAPTLLAVGEDADTRHLPGVDVVRLPGDARGLSVESLLAELYRRGTRSVLLEGGPTLAGAFVAAGAVDKVVGYLAPVLLGAGPNALADAGVATLTDALRLRITDTTRIGTDIRVTAVPEAVPTAPKEH from the coding sequence ATGCGCCGAGCCATCGAACTCGCGGCCCGCGGACTCGGCTCCACCAGCCCCAACCCCGTCGTCGGCTGCGTCGTCACGGACGCCACCGGCTCCGTCGTCGGCGAAGGCTGGCACGAACGCGCCGGCGGCCCGCACGCCGAGGTCCACGCCCTGCGCGCGGCCGGAGCCGCGGCCCGCGGCGGCACCGCCTACGTCACCCTCGAACCCTGCAACCACACCGGCCGCACCGGCCCCTGCGCGCAGGCCCTCGTCGACGCCGGCGTCACCCGCGTCCTCTACGCCGTCCCCGACCCGACCCCGCAGGCCGGCGGCGGCTCCGCCACCCTGCGCGAGGCCGGGATCACCGCCGAGGCCGGCCTCCTCGCCGACGAGGCCGAGGACGGCAACGCCGCCTGGCTGACCTCCGTACGCCTGGGTCGGCCCCACGTCCTGTGGAAGTACGCCGCCACCCTCGACGGCCGCGTCGCCGCCGCCGACGGCACCAGCCGCTGGATCAGCTCCGCCGAGTCCCGCGCCGACGTCCACCGGCTGCGCGCCGAGGTCGACGCCGTCGTCGTCGGCGCCGGCACCCTGCGCGCCGACGACCCGCACCTCGCCGTGCGCGGACCCGCGGCGCGGGCCCTCGCGGGCCGGCCGCTGCGGGTCGTCCTGGACACCCACGCCCGCATCCGGCCCGGCGCCCGCGTCCTGGACGACGCCGCGCCGACCCTCCTCGCCGTCGGCGAGGACGCCGACACCCGGCACCTGCCCGGAGTCGACGTCGTCCGCCTCCCCGGCGACGCGCGCGGACTCTCCGTCGAGTCGCTGCTCGCGGAGCTGTACCGGCGCGGAACCCGCTCCGTACTCCTCGAAGGCGGCCCGACCCTGGCCGGCGCCTTCGTCGCCGCGGGCGCCGTGGACAAGGTCGTCGGCTACCTCGCCCCCGTCCTGCTCGGAGCTGGCCCGAACGCCCTCGCCGACGCCGGCGTCGCCACCCTCACCGACGCGCTCCGTCTCCGCATCACCGACACGACCCGCATCGGCACCGACATCCGCGTCACCGCAGTCCCCGAAGCCGTCCCCACCGCCCCCAAGGAGCACTGA
- a CDS encoding chitinase C-terminal domain-containing protein: protein MPSPTRTRAMLLASGAAIAGLLVGGLSAGVSHAADNETCRPDGLYKTAGVDVPYCSVYDSEGREKMGADHQRRVIGYFTGWRTGKDGTPAYLANNIPWSKVTHLNYAFAHVGGDNKISVGADNANNAATGMTWPGVAGAEMDPALPYKGHFNQLTKFKKQYPNVKTLISVGGWAETGGYFGDDGNRVASGGFYSMATNADGSVNQAGIDTFANSSVEFIRKYGFNGVDIDYEYPTTMKDAGNPLDWQLSNARRAGLVKGYAALMKSLREKLDRAGATDGRHYLLTVAAPSSGYLLRGMETFQMQKYLDYVNIMSYDLHGAWNEYVGPNASLFDDGKDAELAAANVYGSSQYGGVGYLNTDWAYHYFRGSMPAGRINIGLPYYTRGHKNVQGGTDGLWGKASATTCPAGAGLTKCGDGAVGIDNLWHDKDTNGVESPAGSNPMWHAKNLEKGIVGDYVTRYGFPANTTLTGTYVRKYDAKLVAPWLWNAQKKVFLSTEDEQSVAAKADYVVDRGIGGTMVWEMAGDYAWNAAKGQYEMGDTLTSLMYDKFKAASPYGASKSNTALPKKAVDVATEFTEFKLGDSNYPITPKIKITNNTRTTLPGGTEFQFDYATSAPNNASDQSGFGTKVISSDHTGSNVGGLKGDFHRVSLKLPAWQTLAPGASVDLAFNYYLPVSTPSNWTVNISGTTYALAGDLARGTTVVEPGTTTPPTTPPTTPPTTPPTTPPTTPPTTPPGGTCTNPAYVAGQVYNSGNVVSHKGRNWKAGWWTQNEEPGTTGDWGVWKDQGAC, encoded by the coding sequence ATGCCGTCCCCCACACGTACGAGAGCGATGCTCCTGGCATCCGGCGCCGCAATCGCCGGACTGCTGGTCGGCGGGCTCTCGGCCGGCGTCTCACACGCCGCCGACAACGAAACATGTCGCCCCGACGGGCTGTACAAGACGGCCGGCGTCGACGTCCCGTACTGCTCGGTCTACGACTCCGAGGGCCGCGAGAAGATGGGCGCGGACCACCAGCGCCGCGTCATCGGCTACTTCACCGGATGGCGCACCGGCAAGGACGGCACCCCCGCCTACCTCGCCAACAACATCCCGTGGTCGAAGGTCACCCACCTGAACTACGCCTTCGCCCACGTCGGCGGGGACAACAAGATCTCCGTGGGCGCGGACAACGCGAACAACGCGGCCACCGGGATGACCTGGCCGGGTGTCGCGGGCGCCGAGATGGATCCGGCCCTCCCCTACAAGGGCCACTTCAACCAGCTGACGAAGTTCAAGAAGCAGTACCCGAACGTGAAGACCCTGATCTCGGTGGGCGGTTGGGCCGAGACCGGCGGCTACTTCGGCGACGACGGCAACCGGGTCGCCTCCGGCGGCTTCTACTCGATGGCCACCAACGCCGACGGCTCGGTCAACCAGGCCGGCATCGACACCTTCGCGAACTCCTCCGTCGAGTTCATCCGCAAGTACGGGTTCAACGGCGTCGACATCGACTACGAGTACCCGACCACCATGAAGGACGCGGGCAACCCGCTGGACTGGCAGCTCTCCAACGCCCGCCGGGCCGGGCTGGTCAAGGGCTACGCGGCCCTCATGAAGTCGCTGCGCGAGAAGCTCGACCGCGCGGGCGCCACCGACGGCAGGCACTACCTGCTCACCGTCGCCGCCCCCTCCTCCGGCTACCTGCTGCGGGGCATGGAGACGTTCCAGATGCAGAAGTACCTGGACTACGTCAACATCATGTCCTACGACCTGCACGGCGCCTGGAACGAGTACGTCGGCCCCAACGCCTCGCTCTTCGACGACGGCAAGGACGCCGAGCTGGCGGCCGCCAACGTCTACGGAAGCTCCCAGTACGGGGGCGTCGGGTACCTCAACACCGACTGGGCCTACCACTACTTCCGCGGCTCCATGCCGGCGGGCCGCATCAACATCGGCCTGCCGTACTACACCCGCGGCCACAAGAACGTGCAGGGCGGCACCGACGGCCTGTGGGGCAAGGCGTCCGCGACGACCTGCCCGGCCGGCGCCGGTCTGACCAAGTGCGGTGACGGCGCGGTCGGCATCGACAACCTGTGGCACGACAAGGACACCAACGGGGTCGAGTCCCCCGCCGGTTCCAACCCGATGTGGCACGCCAAGAACCTGGAGAAGGGGATCGTCGGCGACTACGTCACCAGGTACGGCTTCCCCGCGAACACCACGCTGACCGGCACCTACGTCCGCAAGTACGACGCCAAGCTGGTCGCGCCGTGGCTGTGGAACGCGCAGAAGAAGGTCTTCCTCTCCACCGAGGACGAGCAGTCGGTGGCGGCCAAGGCCGACTACGTCGTGGACCGCGGCATCGGCGGCACCATGGTCTGGGAGATGGCCGGCGACTACGCCTGGAACGCCGCGAAGGGCCAGTACGAGATGGGCGACACGCTCACCTCGCTGATGTACGACAAGTTCAAGGCGGCCTCCCCGTACGGCGCGAGCAAGTCCAACACCGCGCTGCCGAAGAAGGCCGTGGACGTGGCGACGGAGTTCACCGAGTTCAAGCTCGGCGACTCCAACTACCCGATCACCCCGAAGATCAAGATCACCAACAACACCCGGACCACGCTGCCGGGCGGCACCGAGTTCCAGTTCGACTACGCGACCTCGGCTCCGAACAACGCCTCGGACCAGTCCGGGTTCGGCACGAAGGTGATCAGCAGCGACCACACCGGCAGCAACGTCGGTGGTCTGAAGGGCGACTTCCACCGGGTCTCGCTGAAGCTCCCGGCCTGGCAGACGCTGGCCCCGGGCGCCTCGGTCGACCTGGCGTTCAACTACTACCTGCCGGTCTCCACGCCCTCCAACTGGACGGTGAACATCTCCGGCACGACCTACGCCCTCGCCGGCGACCTGGCGCGCGGCACCACGGTGGTGGAGCCGGGCACCACGACCCCGCCCACCACGCCGCCCACCACCCCGCCGACCACTCCCCCCACCACCCCGCCGACGACTCCCCCGACGACGCCTCCGGGCGGCACGTGCACCAACCCGGCGTACGTCGCGGGTCAGGTCTACAACAGCGGCAACGTGGTCTCGCACAAGGGCCGCAACTGGAAGGCCGGTTGGTGGACGCAGAACGAGGAGCCCGGCACCACCGGTGACTGGGGCGTCTGGAAGGACCAGGGCGCGTGCTGA
- the sigJ gene encoding RNA polymerase sigma factor SigJ produces MITDNAATGADFEEHRPRMFGIAYRMLGSAHEAEDVVQDAWLRWNGADRDPIAPPGAWLAKTVTRLCLNRLTSARARREEYVGPWLPEPVLTGDGTLGPLDSAERRDGVSMAPLVLLERLTPKERAVYVLREAFGYGHREIAGLLDVTEVNSRQLHRRAAERVDAPRPRFQPDPGQWRGLVETFMAAARDGDLARLENLLTTDVRYVSDGGGVVGAARRPILGRENVARFLVGALRKFVGEESVTFAEVNGAPALVFGEVAVFLPEFENGLVSGARVVVNPEKLGFLRRQLSHSGGLSGPGW; encoded by the coding sequence GTGATCACGGACAACGCCGCGACCGGAGCGGACTTCGAGGAACACCGGCCACGGATGTTCGGCATCGCCTACCGCATGCTGGGCTCCGCCCACGAGGCCGAGGACGTCGTACAGGACGCCTGGTTGCGGTGGAACGGCGCCGACCGCGACCCGATCGCGCCCCCGGGGGCCTGGTTGGCCAAGACGGTCACCCGGCTGTGCCTCAACCGGCTCACCTCCGCGCGCGCCCGCCGCGAGGAGTACGTCGGCCCCTGGCTCCCGGAGCCCGTCCTCACCGGGGACGGGACGCTCGGCCCGCTGGACTCGGCGGAACGGCGGGACGGAGTCTCCATGGCCCCGCTGGTGCTGTTGGAGCGGCTGACGCCGAAGGAACGCGCCGTGTACGTGCTGCGGGAGGCCTTCGGGTACGGACACCGGGAGATCGCCGGGCTGTTGGACGTCACCGAGGTCAACTCCCGACAGCTGCACCGGCGGGCGGCGGAGCGGGTGGACGCCCCCCGGCCGCGGTTCCAACCCGATCCCGGACAGTGGCGGGGGCTGGTGGAGACCTTCATGGCCGCGGCGCGCGACGGGGACCTGGCCCGGCTGGAAAACCTGCTCACCACCGACGTGCGGTACGTGTCGGACGGCGGCGGGGTGGTGGGCGCGGCCCGGCGGCCGATCCTGGGCCGGGAGAACGTGGCCCGTTTCCTGGTGGGCGCGCTGCGCAAGTTCGTCGGCGAGGAGTCGGTCACCTTCGCGGAGGTCAACGGGGCGCCGGCGCTGGTCTTCGGCGAGGTGGCGGTGTTCCTGCCGGAATTCGAGAATGGACTGGTCAGCGGCGCGCGGGTGGTGGTCAACCCGGAGAAGCTGGGGTTCCTGCGACGACAGCTGTCACATTCCGGGGGGCTGTCCGGTCCAGGCTGGTGA
- a CDS encoding SDR family oxidoreductase yields the protein MNTIVVTGGTGNLGSFVVTRLLAAGHDVRVLSRHAPDHPVDLTDGSGLDAALRGAEVVVHCASSPRGGDDVAAGNLVEAARRAGTVTNIVYVSIVGVDVVPLGYYVTKLKVERLLEASGLGVTILRATQFHDLVAQVVGAAAKLPVMPLPKGVRVQPIAVEEVADRLAELAVPVPAGRVDDMGGPEIRSLPDLARAYLKATGRRRRIVALPLAGRAYAGFRRGGNLAPSHAVGRGTFAEFLARR from the coding sequence ATGAACACGATCGTCGTCACCGGAGGCACCGGAAACCTCGGCTCGTTCGTCGTGACGCGGCTGCTGGCGGCGGGGCACGACGTACGGGTCCTCAGCCGGCACGCGCCCGACCACCCGGTGGACCTGACCGACGGATCCGGCCTGGACGCGGCGCTGCGCGGCGCGGAGGTGGTGGTGCACTGCGCGAGCTCCCCGCGCGGGGGTGACGACGTGGCCGCGGGGAACCTCGTGGAGGCGGCCCGGCGGGCCGGGACGGTGACCAACATCGTCTACGTCTCGATCGTGGGCGTGGACGTGGTGCCGCTCGGCTACTACGTGACCAAGCTGAAGGTGGAGCGGCTGCTGGAGGCCTCGGGGCTGGGCGTGACGATCCTGCGGGCCACCCAGTTCCACGACCTGGTCGCGCAGGTGGTGGGCGCGGCGGCGAAGCTCCCGGTGATGCCGCTGCCGAAGGGGGTCCGGGTACAGCCGATCGCCGTCGAGGAGGTCGCGGACCGGCTGGCGGAACTGGCGGTGCCCGTCCCGGCGGGGCGGGTGGACGACATGGGCGGCCCGGAGATCCGGAGCCTGCCGGACCTGGCGCGCGCGTACCTGAAGGCGACGGGCAGGCGGCGCCGGATCGTCGCGCTGCCGCTCGCGGGCCGGGCGTACGCCGGTTTCCGGCGCGGCGGGAACCTGGCCCCGTCGCACGCGGTGGGCCGGGGCACCTTCGCGGAGTTCCTGGCCCGGCGGTAG
- a CDS encoding ROK family transcriptional regulator, protein MGAVTPAKALTAAAPSPASPSTARAINDRLALGLLQSEGPLTATQLKHLTGLSRPSVADLVERLAEAGLIEVVGESGEQKRGPNARLYGIVARRAHLAALDVRTDSATAVVTDLLGLPLAEVSLPVDAVEEAVDRLAALTREVGADPLHTVVVGAPGLVSPDSGQLGDTLRLPSWHRDLVAALRRRLPAKVVVENETNLAALAEQRIGAARDVDSFVLLWLGAGVGAAVVLDGRLRRGASGGAGEIGFLPVPGTAALPSDTDCGGGFHALAGRRAVTALAVEHGFRGPAEEAVAGAAGEAFLDALAERLAIGAAAVAAVLDPGCVVLAGELGHAGGPALAARVAARLGTLTPVTTEVRATVLGGAAVLAGARLAAREEAQAVLFGG, encoded by the coding sequence ATGGGCGCCGTGACCCCTGCCAAGGCCCTGACGGCCGCCGCTCCCTCGCCCGCGTCGCCGAGCACGGCCCGAGCCATCAACGACCGGCTCGCCCTCGGACTCCTCCAGTCCGAAGGCCCCCTCACGGCCACCCAGCTCAAGCACCTGACCGGCCTGTCGCGTCCCTCGGTGGCCGACCTCGTGGAACGACTCGCCGAAGCCGGCCTGATCGAGGTCGTGGGGGAGTCCGGGGAACAGAAGCGCGGCCCCAACGCCCGCCTGTACGGAATCGTCGCCCGCCGCGCCCACCTGGCCGCCCTCGACGTCCGCACCGACAGCGCCACCGCCGTCGTCACCGACCTGCTGGGCCTGCCACTGGCCGAGGTCTCGCTGCCGGTCGACGCCGTCGAGGAGGCCGTGGACCGGCTGGCCGCCCTGACGCGCGAGGTCGGCGCGGACCCCCTGCACACCGTGGTCGTCGGCGCTCCCGGGCTGGTCTCCCCGGACAGCGGCCAACTCGGCGACACCCTGCGCCTGCCGTCCTGGCACCGGGACCTCGTGGCGGCCCTCCGGCGACGGCTGCCGGCCAAGGTGGTCGTGGAGAACGAGACCAACCTCGCCGCCCTCGCCGAACAGCGGATCGGCGCGGCCCGGGACGTGGACTCCTTCGTCCTGCTGTGGTTGGGCGCCGGTGTGGGCGCGGCGGTGGTCCTGGACGGGCGGCTGCGCCGGGGGGCCTCCGGCGGGGCGGGGGAGATCGGCTTCCTGCCCGTACCGGGGACGGCCGCACTGCCGTCCGACACCGACTGCGGTGGAGGCTTCCACGCGCTGGCCGGACGCCGGGCCGTCACCGCACTGGCGGTCGAACACGGCTTCCGGGGACCGGCGGAGGAGGCGGTCGCCGGAGCCGCCGGCGAGGCGTTCCTGGACGCGCTGGCCGAACGCCTCGCGATCGGGGCGGCGGCCGTCGCGGCGGTCCTCGACCCGGGCTGCGTGGTCCTGGCGGGCGAACTCGGCCACGCCGGCGGCCCCGCGCTGGCGGCCCGCGTCGCCGCCCGCCTCGGCACCCTGACCCCGGTCACGACGGAGGTCCGCGCCACGGTCCTCGGCGGGGCCGCGGTACTGGCGGGAGCCAGACTGGCCGCCCGCGAGGAGGCGCAGGCCGTGCTCTTCGGCGGCTGA
- a CDS encoding MFS transporter, with the protein MTGETDLSPARLRHARFAIAAVFCAHGAVTGSFATRIPWIQDHAQLSAGTLGLALAFPALGAALAMPLAGRINHRFGARAALRGLLSMWTLSLILPSLAPNLVTLCLALFVYGASAGMADVAMNALGVETENRMGRSIMSSLHGMWSVGALVGSAAGTLAAHTGADARLHHLIAALALTAAGLIAVRGVLDLRSAENAEAPPGFALPPRSALLIGAIGFCAVFAEGASLDWSAVYLRDVLHTDAGLAAASTTAFALTMAVARLVGDRVVDRFGAVRTVRVGGVLATLGGVLVVTVRHPAAALTGFGLIGLGIAVVVPLAFAAAARSGPAPTQAIAGVATITYTSGLIAPSAIGAVADATSLVVSFGLVTLLAFALVVGAAVLRPKPAAGKVAATNRDETTGIQP; encoded by the coding sequence ATGACCGGGGAAACCGACCTCAGCCCGGCGCGACTGCGCCATGCCCGCTTCGCCATAGCCGCCGTGTTCTGCGCCCACGGCGCCGTCACCGGCTCCTTCGCCACCCGCATCCCCTGGATTCAGGACCACGCGCAGCTCAGCGCCGGCACCCTGGGGCTCGCGCTCGCCTTCCCCGCCTTGGGCGCGGCGCTCGCGATGCCGCTGGCCGGGCGGATCAACCACCGGTTCGGCGCGCGAGCCGCGCTGCGCGGACTGCTGTCGATGTGGACGCTTTCGCTGATCCTGCCGAGCCTCGCGCCGAACCTCGTGACGCTCTGCCTCGCGCTCTTCGTCTACGGGGCGAGCGCGGGCATGGCCGACGTGGCCATGAACGCGCTCGGCGTGGAGACCGAGAACCGGATGGGCCGCTCGATCATGTCCTCACTGCACGGCATGTGGAGCGTGGGCGCGCTCGTCGGCTCGGCGGCGGGCACGCTCGCGGCCCACACCGGGGCCGACGCCCGCCTGCACCACCTGATCGCCGCGCTCGCGCTGACCGCGGCCGGGTTGATCGCCGTACGGGGCGTACTCGACCTGCGCAGCGCGGAGAACGCGGAGGCGCCGCCGGGCTTCGCCCTGCCCCCGAGGTCGGCGCTGTTGATCGGCGCGATCGGCTTCTGCGCGGTCTTCGCGGAGGGCGCCAGTCTCGACTGGTCCGCCGTGTACCTGCGGGACGTGCTGCACACGGACGCGGGTCTCGCCGCCGCCTCGACCACCGCGTTCGCGCTGACGATGGCCGTCGCGCGGCTCGTCGGGGACCGCGTGGTGGACCGGTTCGGCGCCGTGCGCACCGTCCGTGTGGGCGGCGTGTTGGCCACCCTGGGCGGGGTGTTGGTGGTGACCGTGCGGCATCCGGCGGCGGCCCTCACGGGGTTCGGGTTGATCGGGCTGGGCATCGCGGTCGTGGTCCCGTTGGCGTTCGCGGCGGCGGCGCGCAGCGGTCCGGCGCCCACCCAGGCCATCGCGGGGGTGGCGACGATCACGTACACCTCCGGTCTGATCGCACCGTCGGCGATCGGCGCGGTGGCGGACGCGACCTCGCTCGTGGTCTCCTTCGGTCTGGTCACCCTGCTGGCGTTCGCGCTGGTGGTGGGGGCGGCCGTGCTGCGCCCGAAGCCCGCGGCCGGCAAGGTCGCCGCGACCAACCGGGACGAAACCACTGGAATCCAGCCGTAA
- a CDS encoding uracil-xanthine permease family protein, whose protein sequence is MGFGVRWTLHGDGRTPAPGAVVRPDERLSWPRTAGLGAQHVVAMFGASFVAPVLMGLDPNLAIMMSGVATIIFLLATRGRVPSYLGCSLAFVGVAAAIRAGGGDSAVVTGAVFVVGVALFLAGLAVQRFGARIIHAAMPPVVTGAVVMLIGFNLAPVTASTYWPQDQWTALLTMLVTGLAVVCLRGFWSRIAIFLGLVFGYALSWILDLVFGKIHSTAGGPEKIDHWRLDLSGVSEADWIGLPSFHAPAFEWSAILIALPVVIALIAENAGHIKAVGEMTGDPLDDKLGTAIAADGAASMLSTAVGGPPNTTYSENIGVMAATRVYSTAAYWAAAGFALLFGLCPKFGAVVAAIPGGVLGGITVILYGMIGLLGAQIWISGRVDLRNPLNLVPAAAGIIIGIGGVTLNITDSFELGGIALGTVVVITGYHTLRYFAPAHMKRDEPPLDSGASDYDGPEGGDGPGDKRG, encoded by the coding sequence ATGGGCTTCGGCGTGCGCTGGACCCTGCACGGAGACGGGCGGACGCCCGCCCCCGGCGCGGTGGTGCGGCCCGATGAGCGGCTGTCGTGGCCGCGGACCGCCGGGCTCGGCGCCCAACACGTCGTGGCCATGTTCGGGGCGAGTTTCGTGGCGCCGGTCCTGATGGGCCTGGACCCGAACCTGGCCATCATGATGTCGGGCGTCGCGACGATCATCTTCCTGCTCGCGACGCGCGGTCGGGTCCCCTCGTACCTGGGCTGTTCGCTCGCCTTCGTCGGGGTCGCGGCCGCGATCCGGGCGGGCGGCGGGGACAGCGCGGTCGTGACGGGCGCGGTGTTCGTGGTCGGCGTGGCGCTGTTCCTCGCGGGCCTCGCGGTCCAGCGGTTCGGGGCGCGGATCATCCACGCGGCGATGCCGCCGGTGGTGACGGGCGCGGTGGTGATGCTGATCGGCTTCAACCTGGCGCCCGTGACGGCCTCGACGTACTGGCCGCAGGACCAGTGGACGGCGCTGCTCACCATGCTGGTCACCGGACTCGCCGTGGTGTGCCTGCGGGGCTTCTGGTCCCGGATCGCGATCTTCCTGGGCCTGGTCTTCGGGTACGCGCTCTCCTGGATCCTCGACCTGGTCTTCGGCAAGATCCACTCGACCGCGGGCGGGCCGGAGAAGATCGACCACTGGCGGCTCGACCTCTCCGGGGTCTCCGAGGCCGATTGGATCGGGCTGCCGAGCTTCCACGCGCCGGCCTTCGAATGGTCGGCGATCCTCATCGCGTTGCCCGTGGTCATCGCACTGATCGCGGAGAACGCCGGACACATCAAGGCCGTCGGCGAGATGACCGGTGACCCGCTCGACGACAAGCTCGGCACCGCCATCGCGGCCGACGGGGCCGCGTCGATGCTGTCGACGGCGGTGGGCGGCCCGCCCAACACCACCTACTCCGAGAACATCGGCGTCATGGCGGCCACCCGGGTCTACTCGACGGCCGCCTACTGGGCCGCCGCCGGCTTCGCCCTGCTCTTCGGCCTGTGCCCGAAGTTCGGCGCGGTCGTCGCCGCCATCCCCGGCGGGGTGCTGGGCGGCATCACCGTGATCCTCTACGGCATGATCGGCCTGCTCGGCGCCCAGATCTGGATCAGCGGCCGGGTGGACCTGCGCAATCCGCTGAACCTGGTGCCGGCCGCGGCGGGCATCATCATCGGCATCGGCGGCGTCACGCTGAACATCACCGACAGCTTCGAGTTGGGCGGCATCGCGCTCGGCACCGTCGTGGTGATCACCGGCTACCACACGCTGCGGTACTTCGCCCCGGCGCACATGAAGCGGGACGAGCCGCCGCTCGACTCGGGTGCCTCCGACTACGACGGTCCGGAGGGCGGGGACGGGCCCGGGGACAAGCGGGGTTGA
- a CDS encoding DUF5995 family protein has translation MEAVLARMRALDERLPAQDGVAVFNRVYLTVTQTLHERLARGAFPAPRRAQALSVCFAERYLAAVEAERAPACWRPLLQYRRHPGIRPLQHALAGINAHIGHDLALAVVATCRHLGCEPAALEGDFDRVGDTLVSLEEQIREDLMPGPDLLEIADPLTHLVGSWSLERARAGAWSAARLLWTLRRVPELAEEFTDSLDAGVGLVGRCLLTPRG, from the coding sequence ATGGAAGCGGTGCTCGCGCGGATGCGCGCCCTGGACGAGCGGCTCCCCGCGCAGGACGGTGTGGCCGTCTTCAACCGGGTGTACCTGACGGTGACGCAGACGCTGCACGAACGGCTCGCGCGCGGGGCGTTCCCCGCCCCGCGCAGGGCTCAGGCCCTCAGCGTGTGCTTCGCCGAGCGCTACCTGGCGGCCGTGGAGGCGGAGCGGGCACCGGCCTGCTGGCGTCCGCTCCTCCAATACCGCCGACACCCCGGGATCCGGCCGCTCCAGCACGCGCTGGCGGGCATCAACGCGCACATCGGACACGACCTGGCACTGGCGGTGGTGGCCACCTGCCGTCACCTGGGTTGTGAACCGGCCGCGCTGGAAGGGGACTTCGACCGGGTAGGCGACACCCTGGTCTCCCTGGAGGAGCAGATCCGCGAGGACCTGATGCCGGGCCCCGACCTGCTGGAGATCGCCGACCCGTTGACCCACCTCGTGGGGTCGTGGAGCCTGGAGCGGGCCCGGGCCGGCGCCTGGTCCGCGGCCCGCCTGCTGTGGACGCTGCGGCGCGTCCCCGAACTGGCCGAGGAGTTCACCGACTCCCTGGACGCCGGCGTCGGACTGGTCGGCCGCTGTCTGCTCACCCCGCGCGGCTGA